The sequence ACGTTGGGGAGGAGGCGCTCATTTTGATGAAACCCTGAATCCTTCGATTACCAACGAAATGAAAAAAGCGGGGTACAAGACCTGTATTGCTGGAAAATGGCAAATTGATGATTTTCGTGTCGAACCCGATGCACTTACTAAAGCAGGCTTTGATGAATATTGTATGTGGACAGGCTACGAAGCAGGTGTTCCTGCCAGTGCGGAACGATACCAAGACCCATATCTCTTTACTAAAGCAGGAAGCAAGACTTACGAGGGAGAATTTGGACCAGATGTATTTAAGGATTTTATTATCGATTTTATTAAAGACAATAAAGATGAGCCCATGTTTGTCTATTACCCCATGGTATTAACACATACGCCTTTGGTAAACACACCGTTAGATTCTGCAACCACAAAATTGGGCAAGCATAAAGCCATGCTTAAATACACCGATATCATAACAGGTGAAATTGTAAAGGCTATAGACGAAGCTGGTATAAGAGATAACACGTTGATTATTTGGACTACAGATAATGGTACCACAGGTAAAATAAGTGGATTAAGAAATGGGCATAAAATAAAAGGAAGAAAAGGTTTTACAGAAGAGCCCGGTATCTGTGAACCTTTTATAGCCAGTTGGCCGGGAACCGTAGCTTCAAATGCTGTTTCTGAGGCACTTATAGATTTCAGCGATTTTTATCCTACCTTTATAGATGTGTCTGGAGGTACTCCTGCAAAAGAGGTGCAATTAGGAAATACAACACATCAAATTGACGGGCATTCTTTTAAGAAGGCGTTGTTGCATGGCGGTAGCTCCCAAAGAAAATGGATACTTGGTATGGGAGGAGGTAATTATGCTAAGCTTACTGAAAAGGGAGTGGAAAATCAATATCGCTATAGAGATCGAGTGATTAGAAATGAAAGGTATAAGCTTTGGATTGATTCAAAGCGTCAACCTGAAAGTTTTTATGATTTACAAAAAGATCCTCTTGAAAAAAATAACATAATCGATAGTTTGTACATAGGCGAACGGGAAGAAAACTACCAACAACTTCTTAAGGTAGCGGAAAGTTTTCCTGAGAAGGACAGTGATCCGAAATACAGCCCAAATCCCCAGCAAGCATGGGATGTGGAAATTACAGCAAAAAGTGAAATATGGAAAAAGTAGTTCCTTATTATTTTATAAATAACTTTTTCCTTAGTTCTTCAACTTGATGGTCATTAATAGGCACCATTTGTTCATGTTTCGCACATATACAGCACTAGATTTTACATGAATTATGGATTTATATCTAGTGTTAAGTTAAGCATACTTTAGCCGCACCAAGCCTCGTCCTTTTTGCCCCGTTCTTCTTTAAAAAATACTTACGTAGCTTAGGCTATGCACTTATTTTTTGCATCGCCCGGAACAAAAATCACCAAGACTTATACGACACAGTACACCTAACTTAACACTGGGTACATTTCATAGATAGCCTTGTGGAATGGGAGTTGTGAACAAGGTTTGTGCCTTCCAACAATTGTTCCGTCCTTTTTGATGCATATGATATCTGAAGTTCTTAAGGAACCTTAGTCGATGGCAGAGGGCGTGACCCAGATATCCCATCATCGTCCAAGATGGAGATATTCCCTCCTGAGGTGGTGGTCATACCCCTGCTGTAGATTCGGCTGATGATGTTGATAATCTGATCTCTAGGGTGCATTAGGATCATAGTAGTTCTATCTGGTGATTTCACAATAAGAAAATTGATTATCCATTCATTATAGAACCTGTTAGCTACTATCATTGGCTCAACAAATGATTTGGAAAGTCTTGGACCCGTTCACAACAAATCTGTTCCATGACCTGTTGCAATTGCTGTTTTAACATTGAAATGGTATGATGGCTTCCCGATTTGTCCAGGGTGGAAACACCATACATAAAGGAACGTCCTAAGAAAGTGAATTTGGCTCCCGCTGCTAAGGCCCTTGCAATATCCGGTCTCGATCTTAGATCACTATCCATCATTATCTTGATTTCCTTTGCGTATTTGGCCGCAATTCTTGTCAGTGGTTTTATGGAAGATTCTCCCGCATCCAATTGCCTGCCCCATGGTTAGAGATAATAACACCGTCCAAACCTAAGGCGATGGCCTTTTCGGCATCTACCTCGTTGGCTACGCCCTTGAGTACCAACTTGCCCTTCCACATATCCCGTATGGGTTTTATCTTTTCCTCATTGAGCCTACCCGAAAAGGTCTGGTCCATGAATTTACCCAGTTGCTTTAAGTCCAATCCTTTGGGCATGTATGGGGTCAAGGTCTCAAAAGCGGGCTGGCCATATTTTAATGTGTTCAAAGCCCAGCGGGTCTGGTCAAAACCTGTAAAATGTTACCAAGTGGCATCTTCGGGGGCATTGCCAGTCCGTTTCTGATATCACTTGGTCGGAATCCAAAGGTTGAAACATCACAAAGATTGACCAAAACGGGGCATTCAGCTGCCTCTGCCCTTTTGATGATATCGTCCCTTAACCTATTTTCAGTTGGATGATACAATTGAAACCAGGCTTTGCCTTCCGTAATCTCTGCAATGCCTTCAATGCTACTGGTGGATACTGTATTTAAAATAAAAGGAATATTTTGTTCAAATGCAGCCTTGGCCAAAATCTCTGAGGAATTGGGCCACATCAAACCTTGCAGTCCAACAGGGGCTATCCCAAAAGGAGCATCGTATCGATGGCCAAACAATTCAGCGCTTGTACTTAACTTGGTATGTTCGCTTAAGTAGTAGGGCAACAATTCAATATCCCCAATTTCCTTGGTGTTCTTATGGAGGTTGATGTCTTCATTACAGCCTCCATCCAAATACTCAAAAGCAAATTTTGGGATTCTCTTTTTTGCTTTTGATCTCAAATCTTCAATTGAGGGATGTTTGGAGTTAATTCTGGGTTTTTCCATCAACTGTCGACTATATTGATTGGTAAAACTTCATTTGTAACGTTATACTTTTTATTGAAGGGTATGAATTTTCCAAGTTCTGTATCCATAAATGGCAATGATTAAAAAACAGAGACAAGGCAACATAAAAGAAATGTTGACGGCCGCAAAAGAACCGATGGTTTCCATATCGATAATCAATCCTTGCAACACGGGCATCAGTGCGCCCCCCACAATGGCCATCACCAGGCCCGCGGCGCCAAGTTTAGAGTCCTCTTCGCTAAGGCCATCAAGTGCAATACCATATATTGTGGGAAACATTAATGACATAAAAGCCGAAGTGGCAATAAGGAAATAAAGACCTACAACACCCTCAATCCAAATGACACATGATGTGCTCAGTATTGCACAAACCGCAAACAGTGTCAATAACTTTCTGGAATCTATGTACTTCATCAAATATGTACTTATAAACCTACTGGATAAGAAAATGGCCATAGCAGCAATATTGTAGTTTTGGGCGGTCGCTTTGGAAATACCAAGATTGTTTGCGTACTGAATGATAAACGTCCAACACATGATTTGTGCAGCTACATAGAACAATTGCGCAAGGACACCTTCCCTGTACTTTACGTTTTTTATCAAACGTGCAAAAGAATCCATGGCAGAATTTTGCTTCCCATATGTTTTCCTTTTGGGCATTTTGGTAAATGCAATAATAATGAACATCAGGATTACCACCCCGCCAAGAATAAGGTATGGATTTCTGATGATTTCAAGGTCATGGGTTCTGATTACGGCCTTTTGCGCTTCTGATAGAGTATTGAATATCAATTCACCGGCATCGTTTCTTATGTCGGAGTCCAAAAGGGTCAGCACAAATTTCGAGGCAACGAACATTCCCAAAAGGGAGCCTATCGGGTTGAACGCCTGCGCCAAATTCAAACGTCTGGTAGCGGTTTTTTCATCCCCCATGGACAATATGTAAGGGTTGGCAGTGGTTTCCAAAAAAGCCAAACCGAAAGTCAGAATATATAACGAACCCAAAAAGAATTCGAAGATTTCATACTTGGCCGCCGGGAAAAACAATAAAGCGCCGGTGGCATAAAGGGCCAGACCAAATAGAATACCTTTCTTATAACTATATTTTCTGACGAACAATGCTGCCGGGATGGCCATTGTGGCATAACCGCCATAAAATGCAAATTGTACCAGTGCCGCCTTGGCTGTTGAGATTTCCATGACCGTTCCAAAGGCTGCAACCATTGGGTTTGTGATATCATTTGCAAAACCCCATAAAGCGAACAAAGAAGTGATTACTACAAAGGGAATCACCGCCTCTTTGGATACGACAGGTTTTTTTTTTAGTTTATCCATAACTGTTTATCGAACAAAGGCATTTACCATTTCACCATCAACATTAATGATATTTCGCGTCGTTTTGTGTAGGATGCCTACCAGCGAAAACACGCCGTCGGCAATATCCGAGGGATAAATAATCTCGTTCAAAAGATTCCTTTTGGCATAATGGGCAGGCATTTCATCGACGGTAATTCCATAGGCTTTGGCCCTACCTTCTGCCCATTTCCCTTCCCAAATCTTACTTCCCATGATGACCCCATCTGGGTTTATGGTGTTCACCTTGATCTTGTCACTGCCGCATCGGATAGCGAAAAAATGATCGGGACAAGAGTTCCCCATGGGCGCTAGTTGAACTAAATCATTGCTATTGATGAATTCAAGGACTACCTCGGTATCTGAAAAATGCCCGATCATCCGGTTTTTGGAAGAGCATAATCCCCTAAGAATGGGCATTATCTGGGCAGCTTTTTCCTTTCGTTCCCCTTCCGAGAAACTTTCAATTTTTTGTCCTCCAAATACACTGCCATTCTCTTTTATCTTATCCTCAATATATTGTGAAGCCATCTCAATGACCTCTAGACTATTGATGTAGCAATCATGGGAAGTATCGCCCCAAGTGAACAGGCCATGGCTGCCAAGAACAATTCCTCGAATACTGGGATGGTCTTTTAAGCAT is a genomic window of Flagellimonas sp. CMM7 containing:
- a CDS encoding sulfatase-like hydrolase/transferase, with product MKAVKLFCLLVLINCTSSEPDNLENVLPNIIFILVDDLGKEWVSAYGAEEAVTPNIDALAKSGTLFQNVYSMPQCTPTRVTFLTGQYPFRHGWVNHWDVPRWGGGAHFDETLNPSITNEMKKAGYKTCIAGKWQIDDFRVEPDALTKAGFDEYCMWTGYEAGVPASAERYQDPYLFTKAGSKTYEGEFGPDVFKDFIIDFIKDNKDEPMFVYYPMVLTHTPLVNTPLDSATTKLGKHKAMLKYTDIITGEIVKAIDEAGIRDNTLIIWTTDNGTTGKISGLRNGHKIKGRKGFTEEPGICEPFIASWPGTVASNAVSEALIDFSDFYPTFIDVSGGTPAKEVQLGNTTHQIDGHSFKKALLHGGSSQRKWILGMGGGNYAKLTEKGVENQYRYRDRVIRNERYKLWIDSKRQPESFYDLQKDPLEKNNIIDSLYIGEREENYQQLLKVAESFPEKDSDPKYSPNPQQAWDVEITAKSEIWKK
- the fucP gene encoding L-fucose:H+ symporter permease, with amino-acid sequence MDKLKKKPVVSKEAVIPFVVITSLFALWGFANDITNPMVAAFGTVMEISTAKAALVQFAFYGGYATMAIPAALFVRKYSYKKGILFGLALYATGALLFFPAAKYEIFEFFLGSLYILTFGLAFLETTANPYILSMGDEKTATRRLNLAQAFNPIGSLLGMFVASKFVLTLLDSDIRNDAGELIFNTLSEAQKAVIRTHDLEIIRNPYLILGGVVILMFIIIAFTKMPKRKTYGKQNSAMDSFARLIKNVKYREGVLAQLFYVAAQIMCWTFIIQYANNLGISKATAQNYNIAAMAIFLSSRFISTYLMKYIDSRKLLTLFAVCAILSTSCVIWIEGVVGLYFLIATSAFMSLMFPTIYGIALDGLSEEDSKLGAAGLVMAIVGGALMPVLQGLIIDMETIGSFAAVNISFMLPCLCFLIIAIYGYRTWKIHTLQ
- a CDS encoding class II aldolase/adducin family protein, with protein sequence MSVKFKHVDYLWDDKKASALGNDHVALFLYRSNILGADLRITNYAGGNTSCKTMEKDSLTNEEVQIMWVKESGGDIGTLDRSGIAVVYTSRLRDLKNVYGGLDDEGRMVELFNHCIYDLDSKTPSIDTPLNSLLPFAHIDHLHSDALIAVTAVSDSEKMTKEIWGETMGWIPWQSPGFDLELQLEKCLKDHPSIRGIVLGSHGLFTWGDTSHDCYINSLEVIEMASQYIEDKIKENGSVFGGQKIESFSEGERKEKAAQIMPILRGLCSSKNRMIGHFSDTEVVLEFINSNDLVQLAPMGNSCPDHFFAIRCGSDKIKVNTINPDGVIMGSKIWEGKWAEGRAKAYGITVDEMPAHYAKRNLLNEIIYPSDIADGVFSLVGILHKTTRNIINVDGEMVNAFVR